From Saccopteryx leptura isolate mSacLep1 chromosome 3, mSacLep1_pri_phased_curated, whole genome shotgun sequence, one genomic window encodes:
- the LOC136399175 gene encoding kallikrein-5-like translates to MATAGTPWTWMVSALITALILGVTAPVLANDGASCDNGASGSTRDLEAEAREEDPRANDRNNSDRIVNGSDCDRHAQPWQGALLLHPNTLYCGAALVNPQWLLTAAHCRKKLFKIRLGHHSTSPVYERGQQLFQAVKTIPHPGYCHPGHSNDLMLIKLNRKILESQDVKPIKISSRCPRAGTKCLVSGWGTTSSPQVNFPKVLQCLNITVLSHERCKEAYSGQIDATMFCAGDEAGRDSCQGDSGGPVVCGGTLQGLVSWGDFPCAQPNRPGVYTNLCQFTKWIQNTIRANS, encoded by the exons CGCCTGTTCTTGCAAACGACGGTGCTTCCTGCGACAACGGGGCCTCTGGGAGCACCCGGGACCTTGAAGCTGAGGCCAGAGAGGAGGACCCCCGGGCGAATGACAGGAACAACAGCGACCGCATCGTCAATGGGTCCGACTGCGACAGACACGCCCAGCCGTGGCAGGGGGCGCTGCTGCTGCATCCCAACACCCTCTACTGTGGGGCCGCGCTGGTGAACCCGCAGTGGCTACTCACCGCCGCCCACTGCCGGAAGAA ACTTTTCAAAATCCGTCTCGGCCACCATTCCACGTCACCCGTCTATGAACGTGGACAGCAGCTGTTCCAAGCTGTCAAAACCATCCCGCACCCTGGCTATTGCCACCCTGGCCACTCCAATGACCTCATGCTCATCAAACTGAACAGGAAAATCCTCGAGAGTCAGGACGTCAAGCCCATCAAAATCTCTTCCCGTTGTCCACGTGCTGGGACCAAGTGCTTAGTTTCTGGCTGGGGCACAACCAGCAGTCCCCAAG TTAACTTCCCCAAGGTCCTCCAGTGCTTGAACATCACTGTGCTAAGTCATGAACGGTGCAAGGAGGCCTACTCTGGACAGATAGATGCCACCATGTTCTGCGCTGGCGATGAAGCCGGCAGAGACTCCTGCCAG GGCGACTCCGGGGGCCCCGTGGTCTGTGGTGGCACCCTGCAGGGCCTCGTGTCCTGGGGAGACTTTCCCTGTGCTCAGCCCAACAGACCTGGTGTCTACACCAACCTCTGCCAGTTCACCAAGTGGATCCAGAACACAATCCGGGCCAACTCCTGA